The following are encoded in a window of Chryseobacterium sp. genomic DNA:
- a CDS encoding sensor histidine kinase → MNNKFIPIISVFMTISLVVFVALQFYWLKSYYEALEQDFSNKVHAALESSAKKMTDIEVEKYYAQYKNLDKDVTSSTQPSITAIQQVEDSASRRTITYSKNIIENKDIPISHRGDSLKVTTMYTDEALVRLRRDSSAPELLTEDLNRSIQSGEYTLREFVQLIGINQPVEKRVVPEVLDSVISRELRLKGIDTKFGYGILDSRNNLTPVANEIFKVEKNADSYTYPIFSDSKDRTIYSLSLVFPRKGYSLAKNNLPMLLGTFMSLLTILGIYIISINYMMRQKKIAEVKTDFINNMSHEFKTPLATISVATDSLANDKIATNPEKVKYYSQLIKQENLRMKKQVENVLNMSKLERNEVQLFLKETNLRNLIKEITESFGLIIAQRSGTLEQEFTADRYIVKVDEFHISNALINLLDNANKYSPETPQINVKTKNEGNWYVIEISDKGIGLDVDNNKRIFDKFFREETGNIHNVKGQGLGLSYVKKIIELHKGQVLVESRKGKGSTFTIKLPMNHV, encoded by the coding sequence ATGAACAATAAATTTATTCCCATCATATCTGTTTTTATGACCATCTCTCTGGTGGTTTTTGTTGCGCTGCAGTTTTACTGGCTCAAAAGCTACTATGAAGCATTGGAACAGGATTTTTCGAATAAGGTGCACGCGGCATTGGAATCATCAGCCAAAAAAATGACGGATATAGAGGTTGAAAAGTATTATGCGCAGTATAAAAATCTGGACAAAGACGTCACTTCCAGCACTCAGCCCTCAATAACAGCCATCCAGCAGGTGGAGGATTCGGCCAGCCGTCGTACCATAACCTACTCCAAGAATATTATTGAAAATAAGGATATTCCCATTTCACACCGCGGCGACAGCCTGAAGGTGACTACCATGTACACCGATGAGGCACTTGTACGATTGCGTAGAGATTCCTCCGCGCCCGAACTTCTTACAGAAGACCTGAACAGGTCCATACAAAGCGGCGAATATACGCTTAGAGAGTTTGTGCAGCTTATAGGAATTAATCAGCCGGTGGAAAAACGTGTTGTGCCCGAAGTACTGGATTCTGTGATATCGCGGGAACTCCGCCTTAAGGGCATAGATACCAAATTCGGCTACGGAATTCTGGACAGCCGGAACAATCTGACTCCGGTAGCCAATGAGATCTTTAAAGTGGAGAAAAATGCCGACAGCTACACTTACCCCATTTTTTCCGACAGTAAAGACCGGACCATCTACAGCCTCTCCTTAGTATTTCCCAGAAAAGGCTATTCACTGGCCAAAAACAATCTTCCTATGCTGCTGGGAACTTTTATGTCTCTGCTCACCATCCTTGGAATCTACATTATTTCCATCAATTACATGATGAGGCAAAAAAAAATTGCTGAGGTTAAAACGGATTTCATCAATAACATGTCGCACGAGTTCAAGACGCCGCTGGCCACCATTTCGGTAGCTACAGATTCGCTGGCCAATGATAAAATTGCCACCAACCCGGAGAAGGTGAAGTATTATTCGCAACTCATCAAACAGGAAAACCTGCGCATGAAAAAGCAGGTGGAAAATGTACTGAACATGAGCAAGCTGGAAAGAAACGAAGTACAGCTTTTCCTGAAGGAAACAAACCTGCGAAACCTCATCAAAGAAATTACCGAAAGTTTCGGCCTCATCATTGCACAGCGCAGCGGTACGCTGGAACAGGAGTTCACGGCAGACCGATATATTGTGAAAGTGGACGAATTCCATATATCCAATGCACTGATCAACCTTCTGGACAATGCCAATAAGTATTCGCCGGAAACACCTCAGATAAATGTAAAGACCAAAAATGAAGGAAACTGGTATGTAATTGAAATTTCAGACAAAGGTATTGGTCTGGATGTGGACAACAACAAACGGATTTTTGATAAGTTCTTCCGAGAGGAAACAGGTAACATCCACAATGTGAAAGGTCAGGGCTTAGGTCTGTCCTACGTAAAGAAAATCATTGAACTCCATAAAGGACAGGTTCTGGTAGAATCGCGTAAAGGAAAAGGAAGTACTTTCACCATAAAACTACCTATGAATCATGTATAA
- a CDS encoding SRPBCC domain-containing protein has protein sequence MKDRTIVQTDRDAATMFIMRVFNADVSAVWEHFSHKELLDRWWAPTPWRCETGSLDFKEGGVWQYAMVGPAGERHYAGVRYNEIMFHRSIAWSDYFSDSAGNMDSNKPVVDWLIGFTGVQEGTKLTVNLHFRSAEDMEEIIQTGFEEGFKAGFDNLERSLQGGMQPSSV, from the coding sequence ATGAAAGACAGAACAATTGTACAGACGGACCGTGATGCAGCCACGATGTTTATAATGCGGGTTTTCAATGCGGATGTTTCTGCTGTATGGGAACATTTTTCCCATAAGGAACTTTTGGACCGCTGGTGGGCACCAACTCCCTGGAGATGCGAAACCGGGAGTTTAGACTTTAAGGAAGGGGGTGTATGGCAGTATGCAATGGTGGGACCGGCAGGTGAGCGCCATTATGCCGGAGTTCGCTACAATGAAATCATGTTCCACCGCAGTATTGCCTGGTCTGATTATTTTTCGGATTCTGCCGGCAATATGGACAGCAACAAACCTGTGGTAGACTGGCTGATAGGCTTCACCGGCGTGCAGGAAGGTACAAAGCTCACCGTAAATCTTCATTTCAGATCAGCGGAGGATATGGAAGAGATTATCCAAACCGGTTTTGAAGAAGGTTTCAAAGCTGGTTTTGATAATCTCGAAAGATCTCTGCAGGGAGGTATGCAGCCAAGCAGCGTTTAA